GAAAAATAAGGTTAAACCCGAAGCTACAAGCAAATAAAATGCCAGTTGATAAAAATATATTTTGTAAATTGTTTATTAGGTCTTCTAATTGTGCTAGTTCGCTCCCCATTAGGAATAAAATCAGATATACCATAATGCTTAAACATTGATTAATTTTATTCATTAAACGTGTATTATTAACTTTTAATAAATAACCAATGAAAAGCGGAGTTATCCCAATTAAAATACCAAACCACATACTATAATCCTTCTATCAACCAAACTTTTTAGGTTTCTAAATATTTTATATATTTAGATTAACAATAATGCTACCAATCTATCACCTAATTCAAACAGGATAATTGCTTTAAAATAGATAGATTTAACTCATCAAGTAAACTATAGCGACTACGATACATGGAACGTTTTTTGCTCGCAACTTCTTCTATGTTTTTTCTAGATATTTTCGCAGGTAAAATAAATAATCCTTGCTGGTTTGGTTGTCCATCAATTGTCTGCCAAAATTCGTCGTAGTCAGCATGGACACGATTGAAACGTTTTTTATAACGCCAGTTATTGTAAACATGAGATTTTTTGCCAACAGCTAAAATTTGCTCAAGATTAAAAAATTCAGCAATTGATAAAGCTGCATCTATAATTAGTCGTTTAGGAAAAATTCCATAACAATTTTTAGTGGCTTGTTGGATTGCGATCTTGGCATCATCACGATCAGGACCTTGTAAACCAGAAATAAAAAGCGTTGACTTTTGTTCATATTGTATAATAGTGAATGTCAAAGTTGCTAAATCGACATTATTTTCATCAAAAATAAATATAGTAAGTTCACCTTCTCGAGCATATTTATTTTTGGCTTGGATCATAACTCGAATGTTATGTTCATTTTTTACGGTTAAATCAGCTAATAAGTAAGGTTTATTATTATAAAATGCTTGTGTAAAAGTATCTTTCAATGAAGAAAGAAAATCATAATGGTAAACTAATGCATGATAGCGTGAGACTTGATTCATACATGAAGTTAAATAAGGGCGAAGTAGCTTACAAGGTAAATTAGATTGCCGAAATAAAAAATAACCCATTAAGCGGTAATTTGCGAGATGTTTTAGCCAACGGAATGTGATTGGACTAGCAAACACGGCACGTAAGGCAAATTTGAGGCGAAATACCTTACTCTCCCAAAGTGAGTTTGGTTTAAGTTTACCTTCAAATAACCATTTAAATAATAGCATCGCATTTTTGGGGGCAATAATTTTACGTATATCGTTCATAGGCTCGTTTTAAAAAAATTTATGTTTGATTTAAGGTTTAATACCCTTAAAAGTTGGGAATTTGCGTGATTTAGTAAAGTGACAATAGCATTTTGACGTAATTTATATATTAATCAATATTAAAAATCAGTATTATACTTGATAAACTAGAATAAGTTGAGTGTTAAATATGAGTATACAACCAAGTATTCATGGTCTAAGCATAAAAAGTGTTGCGCCTCCTTATAAGTATTGCGTTATTTTGCATAATGATGACTATACAACAATGGATTTTGTCGTTGAGGTGTTAATGCGTTTCTTTAGTTTTGATTATGATGAAGCAAATCAAGTTAT
Above is a genomic segment from Frischella perrara containing:
- a CDS encoding VirK/YbjX family protein, whose amino-acid sequence is MNDIRKIIAPKNAMLLFKWLFEGKLKPNSLWESKVFRLKFALRAVFASPITFRWLKHLANYRLMGYFLFRQSNLPCKLLRPYLTSCMNQVSRYHALVYHYDFLSSLKDTFTQAFYNNKPYLLADLTVKNEHNIRVMIQAKNKYAREGELTIFIFDENNVDLATLTFTIIQYEQKSTLFISGLQGPDRDDAKIAIQQATKNCYGIFPKRLIIDAALSIAEFFNLEQILAVGKKSHVYNNWRYKKRFNRVHADYDEFWQTIDGQPNQQGLFILPAKISRKNIEEVASKKRSMYRSRYSLLDELNLSILKQLSCLN
- the clpS gene encoding ATP-dependent Clp protease adapter ClpS; the protein is MSIQPSIHGLSIKSVAPPYKYCVILHNDDYTTMDFVVEVLMRFFSFDYDEANQVMLSIHQKGKAICGIYTAEIAETKVFQVSQYARQHKFPLKCTMEPIPHD